One window of Gloeothece citriformis PCC 7424 genomic DNA carries:
- a CDS encoding COR domain-containing protein: MTDDELLQIIQQAIEEKAETLDLSFKKLETLPPQIEQLTHLRYLDLRNNKLTTLPPQIGKLKKLTSLNLTDNQLSALPPEIGQLNNLSRLHLSYNKLTNLPEEIGQLTHLSELYLSHNFLETLPTTLNHLVNINRLSLSYNQFTSLPPQIKGLISLSWWDLNNNQLTTLPPEIGQLKSLNQLDLGYNQLTTLPPEIGELYRLTSLDVSYNQLISLPPEIQFLINLDSLTLSNNQLATLPPEIGFLSNLISLNLSYNQLTSIPPEIGQLTKLIQFRLSHNKIETLPPEIRCLTQLTSLMLKNNQLLALPLELIQLVQFFKLTQLDVQENLLTIPPEIIWRKDEPDLIVNFYLHQLVEKKHPLNEAKVLLVGEGSVGKTSLMRRLLYDTFTANQPKTDGINIVPWNIDIGGNNVKLNIWDFGGQEIYHATHQFFLTKRSLYILVLNNRQNEEQNRVEYWLKLIQTFGGDSPIIIVGNRRDEHLLDLNQPCLRDKYKNITAFIQTSCKTGDGFPELKEKIIQEISQLKEVFEEVRVEWVSVKKQLENLKGRNWDYIPYSHYQKMCEAQKIIDDQSQRILIRFLHDLGVVLNFQEDTRLEDTTILNPTWVTKGVYKILNDNTLMTHYKGILLTGMLERILDNPLRYPKEKHQFIIDMMCKFELCFKLEGSGEDEYLIPDLLPKAEQYTGEWENALVFQYHYQILPSNIISRFMVKLNHLIYQQTYWRSGVVLAYHQNKALIKADREDKKILIAIQGLEETRPEFRQIIRSIFELIHQSISGIQVSEYLVLPHSNPAILIDYQYLLNLKKLGEESFIPHGSNERVRVNELLTQFDQYPRIHQSPSSPTLKKEKNLIAKTVKLLFSHNSSDEK, from the coding sequence ATGACCGATGATGAATTACTTCAGATTATTCAACAAGCCATAGAGGAAAAAGCAGAAACTTTAGATCTCAGCTTTAAAAAACTAGAAACCTTACCCCCACAGATTGAACAATTGACCCATCTGCGTTATCTTGACTTACGCAATAATAAGCTGACAACTCTACCCCCACAGATAGGAAAACTCAAAAAATTAACATCCCTGAACTTGACAGATAATCAACTCAGTGCATTACCGCCAGAAATTGGACAACTGAATAATTTAAGTCGGTTACACCTAAGCTACAATAAACTCACGAACTTACCGGAAGAGATTGGACAACTCACCCATCTGAGTGAATTATACTTAAGTCATAATTTTTTAGAAACTCTCCCCACAACTTTAAACCATCTAGTTAATATCAATCGTCTCAGTCTCAGTTATAATCAATTCACATCCTTACCTCCTCAGATCAAAGGATTAATCAGTCTTAGTTGGTGGGATCTCAATAACAATCAACTGACAACTTTACCCCCAGAAATTGGACAACTCAAAAGCTTAAATCAATTAGACCTAGGATATAATCAACTGACAACTTTACCTCCTGAAATTGGAGAACTTTACCGTCTCACTTCCCTTGATGTCAGTTATAATCAATTGATAAGTCTTCCTCCAGAAATTCAATTCCTGATTAACCTTGATTCTCTCACTCTCAGTAATAATCAACTGGCAACTTTACCTCCTGAAATTGGATTTTTAAGTAATCTTATCTCTCTTAATCTCAGTTACAATCAACTGACAAGTATTCCTCCCGAAATTGGACAATTAACTAAGCTGATTCAGTTCAGATTGAGCCATAATAAAATAGAAACTTTACCTCCTGAGATTAGATGCTTGACTCAACTCACCTCATTAATGTTAAAAAATAATCAACTTCTAGCCTTACCCTTAGAATTAATTCAACTGGTTCAATTTTTTAAACTAACTCAGCTTGATGTCCAAGAAAATTTACTGACTATTCCTCCCGAAATTATTTGGAGAAAAGATGAACCGGATTTAATCGTTAACTTTTATTTACATCAATTAGTTGAAAAAAAACATCCGTTAAATGAAGCTAAAGTCTTATTAGTCGGAGAGGGAAGTGTCGGTAAGACTTCATTAATGAGAAGATTACTGTATGATACATTTACAGCTAATCAACCTAAAACCGATGGCATTAATATTGTTCCTTGGAATATTGATATCGGGGGAAATAATGTTAAATTAAATATCTGGGATTTTGGCGGTCAAGAAATTTATCACGCTACGCATCAATTTTTCTTGACTAAAAGAAGTCTTTATATTTTGGTGTTAAATAATCGACAAAATGAAGAACAAAATAGAGTTGAATATTGGCTAAAACTGATTCAAACTTTTGGGGGAGATTCTCCGATTATTATTGTTGGTAATCGACGAGATGAACATTTATTAGATCTGAATCAACCTTGCTTACGAGACAAATATAAAAATATTACAGCCTTTATTCAAACCTCTTGTAAAACTGGGGATGGTTTCCCCGAATTAAAAGAGAAAATTATTCAAGAAATTAGTCAATTAAAAGAGGTTTTTGAAGAGGTACGAGTCGAGTGGGTGTCTGTTAAAAAACAATTGGAAAATCTCAAAGGACGCAACTGGGATTATATTCCTTATAGTCATTATCAAAAAATGTGTGAAGCGCAAAAAATCATTGACGATCAAAGTCAACGAATTTTAATTCGGTTTCTTCATGATTTAGGGGTCGTTTTAAATTTTCAAGAAGATACCCGCTTAGAAGATACAACGATTTTAAATCCTACTTGGGTTACCAAAGGAGTCTATAAAATTCTCAATGATAATACCTTAATGACTCATTATAAAGGAATTCTATTAACCGGAATGTTAGAACGTATCCTTGATAATCCTCTTCGATATCCTAAAGAAAAACATCAATTTATCATTGATATGATGTGTAAATTTGAACTTTGTTTTAAATTAGAAGGAAGTGGAGAAGATGAATATTTAATTCCTGATTTATTACCGAAAGCAGAACAATATACAGGGGAATGGGAAAACGCTTTAGTCTTTCAATATCATTATCAAATTCTTCCCAGTAATATTATTTCTCGTTTTATGGTCAAATTAAATCATTTAATTTATCAACAAACTTATTGGCGCAGTGGGGTAGTTTTGGCTTATCATCAAAATAAAGCTTTAATTAAAGCTGACCGAGAAGATAAAAAGATTTTGATTGCCATTCAAGGACTTGAAGAAACTAGACCGGAATTTCGTCAGATCATTCGTTCTATTTTTGAGTTAATTCATCAAAGTATTTCGGGAATTCAAGTCAGTGAATATCTTGTTTTACCTCATTCTAATCCAGCCATACTGATTGACTATCAATATTTATTAAATTTAAAAAAATTAGGGGAAGAAAGTTTTATTCCTCACGGATCAAATGAAAGAGTGAGGGTCAATGAGTTATTGACGCAATTTGATCAGTATCCCCGAATCCATCAGTCTCCATCATCCCCAACTTTAAAGAAAGAGAAAAATCTAATTGCTAAAACTGTTAAATTATTATTCTCCCATAATTCTTCCGATGAAAAATAG
- a CDS encoding lipid kinase: MTKRALLMVNRHARKGQKSLAMAVDILNDLDFELITVPIKNPQQLAESVRKHGSRVDLVIVGGGDGTLNAVVDSLVEQQLPLGILPLGTANDLARTLAIPLSIPQACKVIAAGHQKSIDLGWVNGKYFFNVASVGLSVNITQKLTRGAKRRWGILAYGFTALQVLSQSHALRAEIRLNNESIAVKTVQIAIGNGSYYGGGMKVAEGATIDDQWLDLYSLELKSWWQIFPLLWRFPQGQHGLLPWVRTLKSREIELYTDKPYDINTDGELTACTPATFRVIPHALSVFVPEFKQEVNLEYN, from the coding sequence ATGACTAAACGAGCGCTGTTAATGGTTAATCGCCATGCTCGAAAAGGACAGAAAAGTCTAGCGATGGCAGTGGATATTTTAAATGACCTTGATTTTGAGTTGATCACCGTACCAATCAAAAATCCGCAACAATTAGCCGAATCTGTCCGTAAACACGGATCGCGGGTCGATCTAGTGATTGTGGGAGGGGGAGACGGAACGCTTAACGCGGTGGTTGATAGTTTAGTAGAACAACAACTGCCTTTAGGGATTTTACCCCTTGGAACAGCGAATGATCTCGCCCGGACTCTTGCGATTCCCCTTTCTATTCCTCAAGCGTGTAAAGTGATTGCTGCCGGACACCAAAAATCGATCGATCTCGGTTGGGTTAACGGAAAATATTTTTTTAATGTAGCGAGTGTAGGATTGAGTGTCAATATTACTCAAAAGTTGACTAGGGGAGCAAAACGCCGTTGGGGTATTTTAGCCTATGGATTTACGGCTCTGCAAGTGCTGAGTCAATCTCATGCTTTACGAGCAGAAATTCGTCTTAATAATGAATCTATTGCTGTTAAAACCGTTCAAATTGCCATCGGTAATGGGAGTTACTATGGGGGAGGAATGAAAGTGGCCGAAGGGGCTACAATTGACGATCAATGGTTAGATTTATATAGTTTAGAACTTAAGTCTTGGTGGCAAATTTTCCCTTTATTATGGCGATTTCCTCAAGGACAGCATGGGTTACTTCCTTGGGTTCGTACCCTCAAAAGCCGAGAAATAGAGCTTTATACGGATAAACCCTATGATATTAATACTGATGGAGAATTGACAGCTTGTACTCCTGCTACATTTCGGGTTATTCCTCATGCTTTATCGGTTTTTGTGCCTGAGTTTAAACAAGAAGTTAATCTTGAATATAATTAA
- a CDS encoding CHAT domain-containing protein, translated as MYNKATPCLSLAIARLNQAGPDNFAIWVIRSPLPGGYVHYDCIWPESLTRQWLTWQEMFSLQYEPHIPSFHRSADLLNQPALTFSTTEEGGYGGQLMQQLGISLWQWMFDGPIRQSLAQSRGVAFGKNQSLRVRLEIRDPNLVPLPWEIMQPEIGTQAISLSPQILFSRTTANVEPLQPQANRDSLHILLVVGEDINPPTLAPGIGLSSSYLSTQPDQTLSNTSYSLELQEEASALIQVIAQSNQVNGVNPPPSCASVKVDPLIQPTAIQLTEALDGGNYNVLFYAGHGMPGPDGGLLFLRSNAVMNGTELAQVLVRNRVTLALFNACWGAQPAQEGQRTIERSSLAEVLIHHGVPAVLGMRDAIADQEALSFIQAFTKALTQRMPIDQAVRIARQQLLTVYKFNQPAWTLPILYMHPEFDGKLLIKIDEGITELPVTQLDVSRETFPVAYLRLLSKKERISQIYGGLMRVGRHQENDLVIKERWVSQRHGEIICREQTSNAGNQYTYYLRDFSRFGTFIYDANNWQRVHHQEIPLTSGVRLKFGSLDGQIFEFIIENFNYSPVSPEDD; from the coding sequence ATGTATAATAAAGCAACTCCCTGTCTCAGTCTGGCGATCGCTCGTTTAAACCAGGCAGGGCCAGATAATTTTGCTATTTGGGTGATTCGTTCCCCATTACCGGGGGGTTATGTTCACTATGACTGCATCTGGCCTGAAAGCTTAACTCGGCAGTGGCTAACGTGGCAAGAAATGTTTTCCCTGCAATATGAGCCTCATATTCCTTCATTTCATCGGAGCGCTGATCTATTAAATCAACCCGCTCTCACTTTTTCTACCACAGAAGAAGGGGGTTATGGAGGCCAACTGATGCAGCAGTTAGGGATTAGTCTTTGGCAATGGATGTTTGATGGCCCGATTCGTCAAAGTCTGGCTCAAAGTCGGGGAGTGGCTTTCGGCAAAAATCAGTCCTTGCGAGTCCGTCTAGAAATTCGAGATCCCAATTTAGTCCCTCTCCCTTGGGAAATCATGCAACCGGAAATCGGCACGCAAGCGATTTCTTTAAGTCCTCAAATCCTGTTTAGTCGAACCACCGCCAATGTAGAACCTTTACAACCGCAAGCTAATCGAGACTCTCTCCATATTCTCTTAGTTGTGGGAGAAGATATCAATCCTCCTACTTTAGCTCCCGGAATCGGATTATCTTCGTCCTATCTTTCGACGCAACCCGATCAGACTCTGAGTAATACCTCTTATTCTCTGGAATTACAAGAAGAAGCCAGTGCCTTAATTCAAGTGATCGCTCAAAGCAATCAAGTTAATGGGGTGAATCCCCCCCCCTCCTGTGCTTCAGTCAAGGTTGATCCCCTGATCCAACCGACAGCGATTCAACTGACGGAAGCTCTCGATGGAGGAAATTATAATGTATTATTTTATGCCGGTCATGGAATGCCTGGCCCTGATGGGGGATTATTATTTTTACGCTCCAATGCGGTGATGAATGGGACAGAATTAGCCCAAGTTTTGGTTCGCAATCGGGTGACTTTGGCGTTATTTAATGCCTGTTGGGGAGCGCAACCGGCTCAGGAAGGACAACGCACCATCGAACGCAGTAGTCTAGCAGAAGTGTTAATTCATCATGGAGTTCCGGCGGTTTTGGGAATGCGCGATGCGATCGCCGATCAAGAAGCGTTGAGTTTTATTCAAGCATTTACTAAAGCACTCACTCAAAGAATGCCGATCGATCAAGCGGTGAGAATTGCCAGACAACAGCTATTAACGGTTTATAAATTTAATCAGCCGGCTTGGACATTACCGATTCTGTATATGCACCCAGAATTTGATGGGAAACTCTTAATTAAAATTGACGAAGGGATTACAGAATTACCGGTCACTCAACTGGATGTGAGTCGAGAAACTTTTCCGGTGGCTTATTTACGTCTTTTGAGCAAAAAGGAGCGAATCAGTCAGATTTACGGGGGTTTAATGAGAGTAGGAAGACATCAAGAAAATGATTTAGTGATTAAAGAGCGCTGGGTGAGTCAACGTCATGGAGAAATCATTTGTCGTGAACAAACTTCTAATGCAGGGAATCAATATACTTATTATCTAAGAGATTTTTCTCGTTTTGGGACGTTCATTTATGACGCTAATAATTGGCAGAGAGTTCATCATCAGGAAATTCCTTTAACTTCAGGAGTTCGACTTAAATTCGGGAGTTTGGATGGACAGATTTTTGAGTTTATCATTGAAAATTTTAATTATTCTCCTGTATCGCCAGAGGATGATTAA
- a CDS encoding helix-turn-helix transcriptional regulator, translated as MIPQPFLNTIATKHHLSKAELEVLSLAMEGESIGAIADLLKISEDAVRKRLSEVYHKFQIVGRGPVKLPQLQRQLMKQYQEQLKAQGDLALNISLGTSYHLTQPQINNSMDWDGAPDVSVFYGRATELALLKDWIVNQGCRLVSLLGIGGVGKTVLGVRLAHQIQEHFESLIWRSLYFAPSLQEFLDQLIKVLSLNKETPNLNTVDQQISWLVSYFRSYRCLVIVDGFESILSRGKLAGTYREGYDNYGKFLKRIGEEPSKSCVIITSREKINEISYLQGETSRVKSLKVEGLGEDARFLLKEKGLSAEENWQQLIEDYRGNPLMLKLVAATIQEVFDGNVKDFLETTFFTHDVTGFVRELLDQLSELEAKIIVQMANEKEPIILQQLRENLSGVSSQDVISAVASLRQRALVEKSRDGFTLPPVIRATLGNGYHLPN; from the coding sequence ATGATCCCTCAACCCTTTTTAAACACGATAGCCACGAAACATCATTTATCCAAAGCAGAGCTAGAAGTATTATCATTGGCGATGGAAGGGGAATCCATAGGAGCGATCGCCGATTTATTAAAAATTAGTGAAGATGCAGTCCGAAAACGATTAAGTGAGGTCTATCACAAGTTTCAAATTGTAGGTCGTGGTCCGGTGAAACTTCCCCAACTCCAACGGCAATTAATGAAACAATATCAAGAACAATTAAAAGCTCAAGGAGATTTGGCGCTGAACATCAGTTTAGGCACTTCTTATCATCTCACTCAACCTCAGATCAATAATTCTATGGATTGGGATGGCGCTCCCGATGTTTCTGTGTTTTATGGTCGTGCAACCGAGTTAGCTTTACTTAAAGATTGGATTGTTAATCAAGGTTGTCGTTTAGTGTCTTTATTGGGAATAGGAGGAGTGGGAAAAACCGTTTTAGGGGTCAGGTTAGCTCACCAAATTCAAGAACATTTTGAAAGTTTAATTTGGAGGTCTTTATATTTTGCTCCCTCGCTTCAAGAGTTTTTAGATCAGCTAATTAAAGTTTTATCTCTTAATAAAGAAACTCCTAATTTAAACACCGTTGACCAGCAAATTTCTTGGTTAGTTTCTTATTTTAGGTCTTACCGATGTTTAGTCATTGTTGATGGATTTGAATCAATTTTAAGCCGAGGAAAGCTAGCCGGAACTTATCGAGAAGGCTATGATAATTATGGAAAATTTTTAAAGAGAATTGGGGAAGAACCGTCTAAAAGTTGTGTCATAATTACCAGTCGAGAAAAAATAAACGAAATTTCTTATTTACAGGGAGAAACCTCCAGGGTAAAATCCTTAAAAGTAGAAGGATTAGGAGAAGATGCTCGATTTTTATTGAAGGAAAAAGGATTATCAGCCGAGGAAAATTGGCAGCAGTTAATAGAAGACTATCGGGGCAATCCTTTAATGCTAAAATTAGTCGCGGCGACCATTCAAGAAGTGTTTGATGGCAATGTTAAAGACTTTTTAGAAACAACCTTTTTTACTCACGATGTCACGGGATTTGTCAGAGAATTATTAGATCAACTCTCAGAGTTAGAAGCTAAAATTATTGTTCAAATGGCCAATGAAAAAGAGCCAATTATCTTACAACAATTACGGGAAAATTTATCAGGTGTCTCATCTCAAGATGTGATTAGTGCGGTAGCCTCCCTCAGACAAAGAGCATTAGTGGAAAAATCAAGAGATGGGTTTACCCTTCCTCCCGTGATTAGAGCGACTCTGGGGAATGGATATCACTTACCGAATTAG
- a CDS encoding glycosyltransferase family 4 protein — MSFNKRIAFISVHGDPAIDIGKEEAGGQNVYVRQVGEALAKQGWQVDMFTRKADATQPAIVEHSPNCRTIRLVAGPETFIPRDKLFSYLPEFVEQLRSFQRDNNIQYSLVHTNYWLSAWVGMELKKYQPIQQIHTYHSLGAVKYQSVSDIPPIATTRLEVEKACLETAARIVATSPQEQDHMRQLMSQKGNIDIIPCGTDIERFGAVSSSEARLKLGIPRSSLVVLYVGRFDQRKGIETLVRAMGHSIFPGLADIRLIIVGGSRPGQSDGIERERIEAIVDELGLRDYTTFPGQIDHETLPYYYAAANLCVVPSHYEPFGLVAIEAMAAGTPVVASGVGGLQFTVVHEKTGLLCPPKDDKAFAQAIDSILSKPTWQAKLGKSARKRVETLFSWDGVAQQLSNLYLSLVDVPTAKPTVNISLKQVSA; from the coding sequence ATGAGTTTTAACAAGCGTATCGCTTTCATCTCTGTCCACGGTGATCCTGCCATCGATATCGGAAAAGAAGAAGCAGGAGGTCAAAACGTTTATGTGCGTCAAGTCGGTGAAGCCCTCGCCAAACAGGGATGGCAGGTAGATATGTTCACCCGCAAAGCTGATGCAACCCAACCGGCGATCGTCGAGCATAGCCCCAACTGTCGCACGATTCGCTTAGTAGCCGGGCCCGAAACTTTTATTCCCAGAGATAAGCTCTTTAGTTATTTACCCGAATTTGTAGAGCAATTACGCTCTTTCCAAAGAGATAATAATATTCAATATTCTTTAGTTCATACTAATTATTGGCTCTCCGCTTGGGTGGGTATGGAACTCAAAAAATATCAACCCATCCAACAAATTCATACTTATCACTCTTTAGGAGCGGTTAAATACCAATCAGTTAGTGATATTCCCCCCATTGCCACGACTCGTTTAGAAGTGGAAAAAGCCTGTTTAGAAACAGCAGCCAGAATTGTGGCTACCAGTCCCCAAGAGCAAGACCACATGAGACAGTTAATGTCTCAAAAGGGAAACATTGATATTATCCCCTGTGGGACTGATATTGAGCGTTTTGGGGCGGTTTCTTCCTCAGAAGCTCGATTAAAATTGGGAATTCCTCGCTCAAGTTTAGTCGTTCTCTATGTAGGACGATTTGACCAACGTAAGGGAATCGAAACTTTAGTGCGGGCAATGGGTCATTCTATATTCCCCGGATTAGCAGATATTCGTTTAATTATTGTTGGGGGTTCTCGTCCCGGTCAAAGTGATGGCATCGAACGGGAAAGAATCGAAGCGATCGTTGATGAACTCGGTTTAAGAGACTATACCACGTTCCCCGGTCAAATCGATCACGAAACCTTACCCTACTATTACGCGGCGGCTAATCTTTGTGTCGTTCCCTCCCATTATGAGCCATTTGGGTTAGTAGCCATTGAGGCGATGGCTGCCGGGACTCCTGTTGTGGCTTCTGGGGTAGGAGGGTTACAGTTTACGGTGGTACATGAGAAAACTGGTTTACTGTGTCCTCCTAAAGATGATAAAGCTTTTGCTCAAGCGATCGACTCTATTTTATCTAAACCGACTTGGCAAGCTAAATTAGGCAAATCTGCCAGAAAACGAGTAGAAACCTTGTTTAGTTGGGATGGAGTGGCACAACAGTTAAGTAATCTCTACCTTTCCCTGGTGGATGTACCGACTGCCAAACCAACCGTCAATATTTCCCTCAAGCAAGTTTCTGCTTAA
- a CDS encoding anthranilate synthase component I: MAQIGNHFSQPDTTFNPSIPANVASADDPLTLISSTVQPIQPWYWRKLPLCDRSGSQVFKTLFLQTTSKQIPVATLLESPGNSTHLARYSLCAGSPRIYKGQFQLWTPPIGNSLGFLRRLLALAPSQSTLLNSMLPPELPFTGGWLGWLGYDVAWEIEQLPQYNSDPLPFPIAYWYEPECFAILDHQQQILWLAASDDSQLDRMESQLEDSQRENYNPLNTLSTTPITPIFQMTKQEYITLVQQAKKYIQAGDIFQTNLSLRFETHTPCDSWSIYQALQQINPSPFASYWQTPWGAMISCSPERLIQRSGQKVQTRPIAGTRCRGMNLDHDQQLEAELIANLKERAEHIMLVDLERNDLGRVCQWGSVKVDEFLTIERYSHVMHLVSNIVGTLHPNFDSIDLIRGVFPGGTITGCPKVRCMEIIEELEPVKRNLFYGSCGYLDWRGNLDLNILIRTLLYSKTGDLSSGAKVWGQVGAGIVADSDPEKEWYESLHKAQAQLDALRLAQKLNS; this comes from the coding sequence ATGGCTCAGATTGGAAATCATTTTTCTCAACCAGACACCACCTTTAACCCCTCAATTCCCGCAAATGTTGCGAGCGCGGATGACCCCTTGACCTTAATTTCCTCTACTGTACAACCGATACAACCTTGGTATTGGCGAAAACTTCCCTTATGCGATCGCAGTGGTTCACAAGTATTTAAAACTCTATTCCTTCAGACAACCTCTAAACAAATTCCTGTCGCAACTCTTCTAGAAAGTCCGGGAAATTCAACCCATTTGGCGCGATATTCCCTTTGTGCCGGTTCTCCTCGGATCTATAAGGGTCAATTTCAACTCTGGACACCGCCAATCGGTAACAGTCTCGGGTTTTTACGTCGTTTACTGGCTCTTGCTCCGTCTCAGAGTACCCTATTAAACTCTATGCTCCCGCCAGAACTCCCCTTTACGGGAGGATGGTTGGGATGGTTAGGATATGATGTCGCTTGGGAAATTGAACAGCTACCCCAATATAATAGTGATCCTCTTCCCTTTCCGATTGCTTACTGGTATGAACCAGAATGCTTTGCTATTTTAGATCATCAACAACAAATACTTTGGTTAGCGGCTAGTGATGATTCTCAACTCGATCGCATGGAAAGTCAATTAGAAGATTCTCAACGAGAAAATTATAATCCTTTAAATACTTTGTCCACAACTCCGATTACTCCTATTTTTCAGATGACCAAACAGGAGTATATCACCCTAGTCCAACAAGCTAAAAAATATATTCAAGCCGGGGATATTTTTCAGACTAATTTGTCTCTAAGATTTGAAACTCATACCCCTTGTGATAGCTGGTCTATTTATCAAGCTTTACAACAGATTAATCCTTCTCCTTTTGCTAGTTATTGGCAAACTCCTTGGGGGGCTATGATAAGCTGTTCCCCAGAACGATTAATACAACGATCGGGACAAAAAGTCCAAACTCGACCCATTGCCGGAACCCGTTGTCGGGGAATGAATCTTGACCATGACCAACAATTAGAAGCAGAATTAATCGCTAATCTTAAGGAAAGAGCAGAACATATTATGTTAGTGGATTTAGAACGCAATGATTTAGGGAGAGTCTGTCAGTGGGGGTCGGTAAAAGTTGATGAATTTTTGACGATTGAACGATATAGTCATGTGATGCACCTGGTGAGTAATATTGTGGGAACTTTACACCCAAACTTTGATTCGATCGACCTCATTCGCGGGGTTTTTCCGGGGGGAACGATTACCGGCTGTCCTAAAGTTCGCTGTATGGAAATTATCGAAGAACTTGAGCCGGTTAAACGGAATTTATTTTATGGATCTTGTGGTTATTTAGATTGGCGAGGCAATTTAGATTTAAATATTTTAATTCGGACTTTACTGTATAGCAAAACCGGCGATCTTTCCTCTGGGGCTAAAGTTTGGGGACAAGTGGGTGCGGGGATTGTTGCTGATAGCGATCCCGAAAAAGAATGGTATGAGTCTCTACATAAAGCACAAGCTCAACTGGACGCTTTAAGATTAGCTCAGAAGCTCAATAGTTAA
- the psbZ gene encoding photosystem II reaction center protein PsbZ → MSIVFQIALAALVFFSFVMVIGVPFAYAAPQYWDQSKPLLWVGSGIWTILVIVVAVLNFFVI, encoded by the coding sequence ATGTCCATCGTCTTTCAAATTGCTTTAGCTGCTTTAGTCTTCTTCTCTTTTGTCATGGTTATCGGAGTCCCCTTTGCTTATGCAGCACCCCAATATTGGGATCAGTCTAAACCTTTACTCTGGGTGGGTTCGGGAATTTGGACTATTCTCGTTATTGTCGTTGCCGTCCTAAACTTCTTCGTTATTTAA
- the ribH gene encoding 6,7-dimethyl-8-ribityllumazine synthase, whose product MAVFEGNFTFNPQQLRFAIVIGRFNDLVTGKLLSGCQDCLKRHGIDVDPNGNQVDYAWVPGSFELPLVARQLAISGRYDAIICLGAIIRGQTPHFDYVASETAKGIAAIGFQTGIPVIFGVLTTDTMQQALERAGIKSNLGWQYGQDALEMAALMGQLRGLTPDYSQSDNKIVPALPVSSPGQLNPTAIPQQQSDPKNQS is encoded by the coding sequence ATGGCCGTTTTTGAGGGAAACTTTACTTTTAATCCACAGCAATTACGCTTTGCGATCGTTATTGGTCGTTTTAATGATTTAGTGACCGGGAAACTTTTGTCAGGATGTCAAGATTGTCTCAAACGTCACGGCATTGATGTAGACCCTAACGGGAATCAAGTCGATTATGCTTGGGTTCCGGGTAGTTTTGAACTTCCTTTGGTCGCTCGTCAATTAGCGATTTCGGGTCGTTATGATGCTATAATCTGTCTAGGGGCAATTATTCGCGGACAAACTCCCCATTTTGATTATGTCGCCTCAGAAACCGCCAAAGGCATTGCAGCAATTGGCTTTCAAACCGGGATACCCGTTATTTTTGGGGTTCTCACCACAGATACCATGCAACAAGCTCTAGAACGAGCAGGAATTAAAAGTAATTTAGGGTGGCAATATGGCCAAGATGCTCTAGAAATGGCCGCTTTAATGGGTCAGCTACGAGGGTTAACCCCAGATTACTCCCAGAGCGATAATAAAATTGTTCCCGCTTTGCCGGTTTCTTCCCCAGGACAACTCAACCCGACAGCCATTCCTCAACAACAATCTGACCCGAAAAATCAATCATGA